A genomic window from Brassica oleracea var. oleracea cultivar TO1000 chromosome C8, BOL, whole genome shotgun sequence includes:
- the LOC106308506 gene encoding uncharacterized protein LOC106308506, whose product MLLYPRSLEDDLFRRLKVNVNETTEECKFFICPGCGKKMEMKIEVGNASKLRNDVDGVSVCGKPSFIVTDDMEVQSNSTNVYLQVVKAQGYVDVDKLTESLLVIGSEEKFGLESSGDNMVMGCILNLFRSFNDLRLNRRSRPKANSALPWYYGCQKNLLGITTVKEPDFGFSSGDSRLMHGYGNSRMLGCGSPYPPLNHLCPHSVQTIRSHCNACQGFVKENMKFRVTDDLIITPLSSSSTIG is encoded by the exons ATGCTTTTGTATCCAAGAAGTTTGGAAGATGATCTATTCCGGAGGCTTAAGGTGAACGTTAACGAGACGACTGAGGAATGCAAGTTCTTCATCTGCCCTGG TTGTGGCAAAAAGATGGAGATGAAGATTGAAGTAGGCAATGCAAGCAAATTACGAAACGATGTTGATGGAGTATCTGTCTGTGGCAAGCCGTCCTTCATCGTTACTGATGATATGGAAGTGCAATCTAACTCTACTAATGTGTATCTACAAGTCGTCAAAGCTCAGGGTTATGTAGATGTTGACAAGTTGACTGAATCACTTCTTGTCATTGGTTCTGAAGAG AAGTTTGGACTAGAATCCTCTGGTGATAATATGGTTATGGGATGCATATTAAACCTGTTTAGAAGCTTTAACGACTTACGCTTGAATAGAAGATCACGTCCCAAGGCCAACTCCGCACTACCATGGTATTATGGCTGCCAGAAGAACCTGCTCGGCATTACCACTGTCAAGGAACCAGATTTTGGGTTTAGCTCTGGTGATAGTAGGCTTATGCATGGATATGGAAATTCACGTATGTTGGGATGTGGTAGCCCTTATCCACCACTGAATCATTTATGCCCGCATAGTGTTCAAACGATCCGCTCCCACTGTAATGCATGCCAGGGGTTTGTGAAGGAAAACATGAAGTTTAGAGTAACAGATGATCTGATCATAACACCCCTGAGCTCAAGCTCGACCATTGGCTAA